The following proteins are encoded in a genomic region of Oncorhynchus masou masou isolate Uvic2021 chromosome 32, UVic_Omas_1.1, whole genome shotgun sequence:
- the LOC135526374 gene encoding GDNF family receptor alpha-4-like isoform X4, protein MTLEYCASEEALAPLGNKASIECLEALSGLHYLPLLACKCQRGARREEHCLKVYWSIRILQGYDDIEGSPYEDSPVESSRMASLVAAASSLLLDGQNVCLKAAQDCGLYEKCGSLRSEYVLACTKHAPGSDHCNRQKCHRALRRFLERVPEEYSLGLLFCPCTDKLCGERRRKTIVPSCSYQERDWIQPNCLLLQSFCRRDQLCRSRLADFQYNCQPSGHSPSGCIRESGAVCLKSYAGLIGTIMTPNYVSNSTVDVDLWCNCEGSGNQWQDCLRIQHMFTNNPCLENSISTMGSSSPRPVESTFPPPSRPSPLDQQNELSNNAQDELSNNAVEQSEEEEDVEEEEEEGGQFDVIPLYAEKATVSNLGSGGGEVSPRLSIGPPPSLLLLLLLLSASLSCG, encoded by the exons ATGACCCTGGAGTACTGTGCATCCGAGGAGGCGTTGGCTCCGCTGGGGAACAAGGCCAGCATAGAGTGCCTGGAGGCCCTGAGCGGCCTGCACTACCTCCCTCTGTTGGCCTGCAAGTGTCAGCGCGGCGCACGCAGAGAGGAGCACTGCCTCAAAGTCTACTGGAGCATCAGGATCCTGCAGG GTTATGATGACATTGAGGGGTCTCCCTATGAGGACTCGCCAGTGGAGTCTTCTCGAATGGCCTCCTTAGTGGCAGCAG cctcctctcttcttctagATGGACAGAACGTATGTCTGAAGGCAGCCCAGGACTGTGGTCTGTATGAGAAATGTGGTTCCCTGAGGTCTGAGTACGTCCTGGCCTGCACCAAGCATGCCCCAGGCTCGGACCACTGCAACAGGCAGAAGTGCCACCGGGCGCTGCGGCGCTTCCTGGAGCGCGTTCCGGAGGAGTACAGCCTGGGGTTGCTGTTCTGCCCCTGTACTGACAAACTGTGTGGGGAGAGACGCAGGAAGACCATCGTCCCTTCCTGTTCCTACCAGGAGAGAGACTGGATACAGCCCAACTGTCTGCTTCTGCAGAGCTTCTGCAGGAGGGACCAACTCTGCAG GTCCAGACTGGCTGATTTCCAGTATAACTGCCAGCCCTCTGGCCATTCCCCTTCTGGCTGTATCAGAGAGAGTGGAGCTGTGTGCCTCAAATCCTACGCCGGACTGATCG GCACCATCATGACCCCCAACTACGTCAGCAACAGCACTGTGGATGTGGACTTGTGGTGCAACTGCGAGGGCAGTGGCAACCAATGGCAGGACTGCCTGAGGATTCAGCACATGTTCACCAACAACCCCTGTCTGG aGAACTCCATCAGTACCATGGGTAGCTCCTCCCCTCGGCCAGTGGAGAGCACTTTTCCCCCGCCCTCTCGCCCCTCCCCCTTGGACCAGCAGAATGAGCTCAGCAACAACGCCCAGGATGAGCTCAGCAACAACGCT gtggagcagagtgaggaagaggaggatgtggaggaggaggaggaggaggggggtcagTTTGACGTGATCCCTCTCTATGCTGAGAAGGCCACGGTGTCCAACCTGGGTTCTGGGGGTGGGGAGGTGTCCCCCCGTCTTTCCATCGGCCCCCCTCCCTCCTTGCTGCTGCTCCTTCTGCTACTGTCTGCCTCTCTGAGCTGTGGGTAA
- the LOC135526374 gene encoding GDNF family receptor alpha-4-like isoform X1, with product MLFLGILLNIFIRGVVPSLSPLPLGFVDCVEAERGCKEDPRCKELYMTLEYCASEEALAPLGNKASIECLEALSGLHYLPLLACKCQRGARREEHCLKVYWSIRILQGYDDIEGSPYEDSPVESSRMASLVAAASSLLLDGQNVCLKAAQDCGLYEKCGSLRSEYVLACTKHAPGSDHCNRQKCHRALRRFLERVPEEYSLGLLFCPCTDKLCGERRRKTIVPSCSYQERDWIQPNCLLLQSFCRRDQLCRSRLADFQYNCQPSGHSPSGCIRESGAVCLKSYAGLIGTIMTPNYVSNSTVDVDLWCNCEGSGNQWQDCLRIQHMFTNNPCLENSISTMGSSSPRPVESTFPPPSRPSPLDQQNELSNNAQDELSNNAVEQSEEEEDVEEEEEEGGQFDVIPLYAEKATVSNLGSGGGEVSPRLSIGPPPSLLLLLLLLSASLSCG from the exons ATGTTGTTCCTCGGAATACTGCTCAACATCTTCATACGAG GTGTGGTCCCCTCCTTGTCGCCCCTCCCCCTTGGCTTTGTAGACTGtgtggaggcagagagggggtgtAAGGAAGACCCCCGGTGTAAGGAGCTGTACATGACCCTGGAGTACTGTGCATCCGAGGAGGCGTTGGCTCCGCTGGGGAACAAGGCCAGCATAGAGTGCCTGGAGGCCCTGAGCGGCCTGCACTACCTCCCTCTGTTGGCCTGCAAGTGTCAGCGCGGCGCACGCAGAGAGGAGCACTGCCTCAAAGTCTACTGGAGCATCAGGATCCTGCAGG GTTATGATGACATTGAGGGGTCTCCCTATGAGGACTCGCCAGTGGAGTCTTCTCGAATGGCCTCCTTAGTGGCAGCAG cctcctctcttcttctagATGGACAGAACGTATGTCTGAAGGCAGCCCAGGACTGTGGTCTGTATGAGAAATGTGGTTCCCTGAGGTCTGAGTACGTCCTGGCCTGCACCAAGCATGCCCCAGGCTCGGACCACTGCAACAGGCAGAAGTGCCACCGGGCGCTGCGGCGCTTCCTGGAGCGCGTTCCGGAGGAGTACAGCCTGGGGTTGCTGTTCTGCCCCTGTACTGACAAACTGTGTGGGGAGAGACGCAGGAAGACCATCGTCCCTTCCTGTTCCTACCAGGAGAGAGACTGGATACAGCCCAACTGTCTGCTTCTGCAGAGCTTCTGCAGGAGGGACCAACTCTGCAG GTCCAGACTGGCTGATTTCCAGTATAACTGCCAGCCCTCTGGCCATTCCCCTTCTGGCTGTATCAGAGAGAGTGGAGCTGTGTGCCTCAAATCCTACGCCGGACTGATCG GCACCATCATGACCCCCAACTACGTCAGCAACAGCACTGTGGATGTGGACTTGTGGTGCAACTGCGAGGGCAGTGGCAACCAATGGCAGGACTGCCTGAGGATTCAGCACATGTTCACCAACAACCCCTGTCTGG aGAACTCCATCAGTACCATGGGTAGCTCCTCCCCTCGGCCAGTGGAGAGCACTTTTCCCCCGCCCTCTCGCCCCTCCCCCTTGGACCAGCAGAATGAGCTCAGCAACAACGCCCAGGATGAGCTCAGCAACAACGCT gtggagcagagtgaggaagaggaggatgtggaggaggaggaggaggaggggggtcagTTTGACGTGATCCCTCTCTATGCTGAGAAGGCCACGGTGTCCAACCTGGGTTCTGGGGGTGGGGAGGTGTCCCCCCGTCTTTCCATCGGCCCCCCTCCCTCCTTGCTGCTGCTCCTTCTGCTACTGTCTGCCTCTCTGAGCTGTGGGTAA
- the LOC135526374 gene encoding GDNF family receptor alpha-4-like isoform X3: protein MLFLGILLNIFIRGVVPSLSPLPLGFVDCVEAERGCKEDPRCKELYMTLEYCASEEALAPLGNKASIECLEALSGLHYLPLLACKCQRGARREEHCLKVYWSIRILQASSLLLDGQNVCLKAAQDCGLYEKCGSLRSEYVLACTKHAPGSDHCNRQKCHRALRRFLERVPEEYSLGLLFCPCTDKLCGERRRKTIVPSCSYQERDWIQPNCLLLQSFCRRDQLCRSRLADFQYNCQPSGHSPSGCIRESGAVCLKSYAGLIGTIMTPNYVSNSTVDVDLWCNCEGSGNQWQDCLRIQHMFTNNPCLENSISTMGSSSPRPVESTFPPPSRPSPLDQQNELSNNAQDELSNNAVEQSEEEEDVEEEEEEGGQFDVIPLYAEKATVSNLGSGGGEVSPRLSIGPPPSLLLLLLLLSASLSCG, encoded by the exons ATGTTGTTCCTCGGAATACTGCTCAACATCTTCATACGAG GTGTGGTCCCCTCCTTGTCGCCCCTCCCCCTTGGCTTTGTAGACTGtgtggaggcagagagggggtgtAAGGAAGACCCCCGGTGTAAGGAGCTGTACATGACCCTGGAGTACTGTGCATCCGAGGAGGCGTTGGCTCCGCTGGGGAACAAGGCCAGCATAGAGTGCCTGGAGGCCCTGAGCGGCCTGCACTACCTCCCTCTGTTGGCCTGCAAGTGTCAGCGCGGCGCACGCAGAGAGGAGCACTGCCTCAAAGTCTACTGGAGCATCAGGATCCTGCAGG cctcctctcttcttctagATGGACAGAACGTATGTCTGAAGGCAGCCCAGGACTGTGGTCTGTATGAGAAATGTGGTTCCCTGAGGTCTGAGTACGTCCTGGCCTGCACCAAGCATGCCCCAGGCTCGGACCACTGCAACAGGCAGAAGTGCCACCGGGCGCTGCGGCGCTTCCTGGAGCGCGTTCCGGAGGAGTACAGCCTGGGGTTGCTGTTCTGCCCCTGTACTGACAAACTGTGTGGGGAGAGACGCAGGAAGACCATCGTCCCTTCCTGTTCCTACCAGGAGAGAGACTGGATACAGCCCAACTGTCTGCTTCTGCAGAGCTTCTGCAGGAGGGACCAACTCTGCAG GTCCAGACTGGCTGATTTCCAGTATAACTGCCAGCCCTCTGGCCATTCCCCTTCTGGCTGTATCAGAGAGAGTGGAGCTGTGTGCCTCAAATCCTACGCCGGACTGATCG GCACCATCATGACCCCCAACTACGTCAGCAACAGCACTGTGGATGTGGACTTGTGGTGCAACTGCGAGGGCAGTGGCAACCAATGGCAGGACTGCCTGAGGATTCAGCACATGTTCACCAACAACCCCTGTCTGG aGAACTCCATCAGTACCATGGGTAGCTCCTCCCCTCGGCCAGTGGAGAGCACTTTTCCCCCGCCCTCTCGCCCCTCCCCCTTGGACCAGCAGAATGAGCTCAGCAACAACGCCCAGGATGAGCTCAGCAACAACGCT gtggagcagagtgaggaagaggaggatgtggaggaggaggaggaggaggggggtcagTTTGACGTGATCCCTCTCTATGCTGAGAAGGCCACGGTGTCCAACCTGGGTTCTGGGGGTGGGGAGGTGTCCCCCCGTCTTTCCATCGGCCCCCCTCCCTCCTTGCTGCTGCTCCTTCTGCTACTGTCTGCCTCTCTGAGCTGTGGGTAA
- the LOC135526374 gene encoding GDNF family receptor alpha-4-like isoform X2, giving the protein MQSVVPSLSPLPLGFVDCVEAERGCKEDPRCKELYMTLEYCASEEALAPLGNKASIECLEALSGLHYLPLLACKCQRGARREEHCLKVYWSIRILQGYDDIEGSPYEDSPVESSRMASLVAAASSLLLDGQNVCLKAAQDCGLYEKCGSLRSEYVLACTKHAPGSDHCNRQKCHRALRRFLERVPEEYSLGLLFCPCTDKLCGERRRKTIVPSCSYQERDWIQPNCLLLQSFCRRDQLCRSRLADFQYNCQPSGHSPSGCIRESGAVCLKSYAGLIGTIMTPNYVSNSTVDVDLWCNCEGSGNQWQDCLRIQHMFTNNPCLENSISTMGSSSPRPVESTFPPPSRPSPLDQQNELSNNAQDELSNNAVEQSEEEEDVEEEEEEGGQFDVIPLYAEKATVSNLGSGGGEVSPRLSIGPPPSLLLLLLLLSASLSCG; this is encoded by the exons ATGCAGA GTGTGGTCCCCTCCTTGTCGCCCCTCCCCCTTGGCTTTGTAGACTGtgtggaggcagagagggggtgtAAGGAAGACCCCCGGTGTAAGGAGCTGTACATGACCCTGGAGTACTGTGCATCCGAGGAGGCGTTGGCTCCGCTGGGGAACAAGGCCAGCATAGAGTGCCTGGAGGCCCTGAGCGGCCTGCACTACCTCCCTCTGTTGGCCTGCAAGTGTCAGCGCGGCGCACGCAGAGAGGAGCACTGCCTCAAAGTCTACTGGAGCATCAGGATCCTGCAGG GTTATGATGACATTGAGGGGTCTCCCTATGAGGACTCGCCAGTGGAGTCTTCTCGAATGGCCTCCTTAGTGGCAGCAG cctcctctcttcttctagATGGACAGAACGTATGTCTGAAGGCAGCCCAGGACTGTGGTCTGTATGAGAAATGTGGTTCCCTGAGGTCTGAGTACGTCCTGGCCTGCACCAAGCATGCCCCAGGCTCGGACCACTGCAACAGGCAGAAGTGCCACCGGGCGCTGCGGCGCTTCCTGGAGCGCGTTCCGGAGGAGTACAGCCTGGGGTTGCTGTTCTGCCCCTGTACTGACAAACTGTGTGGGGAGAGACGCAGGAAGACCATCGTCCCTTCCTGTTCCTACCAGGAGAGAGACTGGATACAGCCCAACTGTCTGCTTCTGCAGAGCTTCTGCAGGAGGGACCAACTCTGCAG GTCCAGACTGGCTGATTTCCAGTATAACTGCCAGCCCTCTGGCCATTCCCCTTCTGGCTGTATCAGAGAGAGTGGAGCTGTGTGCCTCAAATCCTACGCCGGACTGATCG GCACCATCATGACCCCCAACTACGTCAGCAACAGCACTGTGGATGTGGACTTGTGGTGCAACTGCGAGGGCAGTGGCAACCAATGGCAGGACTGCCTGAGGATTCAGCACATGTTCACCAACAACCCCTGTCTGG aGAACTCCATCAGTACCATGGGTAGCTCCTCCCCTCGGCCAGTGGAGAGCACTTTTCCCCCGCCCTCTCGCCCCTCCCCCTTGGACCAGCAGAATGAGCTCAGCAACAACGCCCAGGATGAGCTCAGCAACAACGCT gtggagcagagtgaggaagaggaggatgtggaggaggaggaggaggaggggggtcagTTTGACGTGATCCCTCTCTATGCTGAGAAGGCCACGGTGTCCAACCTGGGTTCTGGGGGTGGGGAGGTGTCCCCCCGTCTTTCCATCGGCCCCCCTCCCTCCTTGCTGCTGCTCCTTCTGCTACTGTCTGCCTCTCTGAGCTGTGGGTAA